From the genome of Aspergillus fumigatus Af293 chromosome 1, whole genome shotgun sequence, one region includes:
- a CDS encoding porphobilinogen synthase HEM2, with protein MSFSNLVSDLAFRDAYDDRSSQISHSRSQATARSYTSTAATSVSISGDISSQLHAGYSHPLTRSWQAERQLTKEMLIYPLFITDNPDEETPIPSLPNQHRRGLNRLVPFLRPLVQKGLRSVILFGVPLHPTAKDALGTAADDPSGPVIQAIRLLRSRFPNLYIVTDVCLCEYTSHGHCGILREDGTLDNAQSVDRISDVALAYATAGAHCVAPSDMNDGRVRAIKLKLIEAGLAHRVLLMSYSAKFSGCLYGPFRDAAGSCPSFGDRRCYQLPPGGRGLARRAIQRDVGEGADIIMVKPASSYLDIIRDAKELAKDMPIAAYQVSGEYAMIHAAAKAGVFDLKSMVFESTEGILRAGAGIIVSYFVPEFLDWL; from the exons ATGTCTTTCTCAAATCTTGTGTCGGATCTTGCCTTTAGGGATGCTTATGATGATCGCAGCTCTCAAATATCCCATTCACGGTCTCAGGCCACCGCTCGGTCATACACAAGCACAGCTGCTACAAGTGTCAGTATTTCTGGAGACATTTCAAGCCAGCTGCATGCCGGATATAGCCATCCTTTGACGAGATCATGGCAAGCTGAAAGACAATTGACCAAG GAAATGCTCATCTACCCATTATTCATCACCGACAATCCCGATGAAGAGACACCAATACCATCACTGCCTAACCAGCATCGCCGAGGTTTGAACCGCCTTGTTCCTTTCCTCAGGCCACTTGTTCAAAAGGGACTGCGGTCGGTTATTTTGTTTGGGGTTCCACTACACCCGACCGCAAAGGATGCCCTGGGTACTGCTGCGGATGATCCTTCGGGCCCGGTTATTCAGGCTATCCGTCTTCTCAGGTCACGCTTCCCTAATCTCTATATTGTGACTGACGTTTGTCTCTGCGAATACACATCTCATGGTCACTGCGGCATACTACGAGAGGATGGGACACTGGATAACGCCCAGTCTGTTGATCGAATTTCAGATGTCGCTCTTGCCTACGCTACTGCTGGTGCGCACTGTGTCGCTCCATCCGACATGAATGATGGGAGAGTTCGCGCTATCAAACTAAAGTTGATTGAAGCAGGCTTAGCCCATCGCGTTCTCTTGATGTCCTACAGCGCAAAGTTCAGTGGTTGTCTCTATGGACCATTCCGTGACGCAGCCGGTTCTTGCCCCTCTTTCGGTGACCGCAGATGTTATCAGCTGCCGCCGGGAGGCCGTGGACTCGCCCGGCGAGCAATTCAGCGAGATGTGGGTGAAGGTGCAGACATCATAATGGTGAAGCCTGCAAGTAGTTATCTGGATATCATCAGGGATGCAAAGGAACTTGCAAAGGATATGCCAATTGCAGCGTACCAGGTCAGTGGTGAGTATGCTATGATCCATGCCGCTGCCAAGGCTGGGGTGTTTGATTTGAAATCGATGGTGTTTGAAAGTACAGAAGGGATTCTCAGAGCCGGCGCTGGAATCATTGTGAGTTATTTTGTACCGGAATTCTTGGACTGGCTTTAG